One window from the genome of Amycolatopsis sp. NBC_01480 encodes:
- a CDS encoding DEAD/DEAH box helicase produces the protein MTTFTELGLPATLVDALAAQGVTEPFPIQAATLPHTLAGRDVLGRGRTGSGKTYGFVLPLLSRLADGPTRRRPGRPRALILAPTRELATQIEAAILPLGKVLGLKTTTIFGGVSAGPQITRLRDGVDIVVACPGRLADHMRQGEVKLDQIEITVLDEADHMADLGFLPEVRRIMDATPERGQRLLFSATLDGGVDVLVKRFMHDPVTHSVDSAQSPVSTMTHHVLHLEETHRLPVLVDLTAAPGRTLVFTRTKHRAKTLTRKLVASGVPAVELHGNLGQNARTRNLEAFSSGAAKTLVATDIAARGIHVDDVTLVIHADPPVEHKAYLHRSGRTARAGASGTVITLMTDEQVRDVRDLTRKAGIKPTTTQIGPGHPLLAELAPGERTFDASPRRPIVDNRPKKVTAGGQAAPGSRRDDDERPPRGRGRRGGGGPSGENRGGAGSRAAAAARRDDGGGRGQRSGGGRGSGGRGSRSEFTTYTTETGSDRRDDGQGRSRGQSGTGAASGGRSGGGRSGSGGRSGSGARSGAGAPARNGQAPARSTSGGGQRGAAPARTGGGQPRTGGSSRGGAAAFSSGTRAGGRRSGR, from the coding sequence ATGACGACTTTCACCGAACTCGGCCTGCCCGCCACCCTCGTGGACGCCCTCGCGGCCCAGGGGGTCACCGAACCGTTCCCCATCCAGGCGGCCACGCTGCCGCACACGCTCGCCGGCCGCGACGTGCTCGGCCGCGGCCGCACCGGCTCCGGCAAGACGTACGGCTTCGTGCTGCCCCTGCTCAGCCGCCTGGCCGACGGCCCGACGCGCCGTCGCCCGGGCCGTCCGCGCGCGCTGATCCTGGCGCCCACCCGTGAGCTGGCCACCCAGATCGAGGCCGCGATCCTGCCGCTGGGCAAGGTGCTCGGCCTCAAGACCACCACGATCTTCGGCGGCGTCAGCGCCGGCCCGCAGATCACCCGGCTGCGCGACGGCGTCGACATCGTCGTGGCCTGCCCCGGCCGGCTGGCCGACCACATGCGCCAGGGCGAGGTGAAGCTCGACCAGATCGAGATCACCGTGCTCGACGAGGCCGACCACATGGCCGACCTGGGCTTCCTGCCCGAGGTCCGGCGCATCATGGACGCCACCCCGGAGCGCGGCCAGCGGCTGCTGTTCTCGGCGACCCTCGACGGCGGCGTCGACGTGCTGGTCAAGCGCTTCATGCACGATCCGGTCACGCACAGCGTCGACTCGGCCCAGTCGCCGGTCTCGACCATGACCCACCATGTGCTGCACCTCGAGGAGACCCACCGGCTGCCGGTGCTGGTCGACCTCACCGCGGCGCCCGGGCGCACGCTGGTGTTCACCCGCACGAAGCACCGCGCGAAGACCCTCACCCGCAAGCTGGTGGCCAGCGGCGTGCCCGCCGTCGAGCTGCACGGCAACCTCGGCCAGAACGCGCGGACCCGCAACCTCGAGGCTTTCTCCTCGGGCGCGGCGAAGACGCTGGTCGCGACCGACATCGCCGCCCGAGGCATCCACGTGGACGACGTCACGCTGGTCATCCACGCCGACCCGCCGGTCGAGCACAAGGCGTACCTGCACCGCTCCGGCCGCACCGCGCGGGCGGGCGCCTCGGGCACCGTCATCACGCTGATGACCGACGAGCAGGTCCGCGACGTGCGCGATCTCACCCGCAAGGCCGGCATCAAGCCGACCACCACGCAGATCGGCCCCGGCCACCCGCTGCTGGCCGAGCTGGCCCCGGGCGAGCGCACCTTCGACGCCTCCCCGCGCCGTCCGATCGTGGACAACCGGCCCAAGAAGGTCACCGCCGGCGGCCAGGCCGCGCCCGGCTCCCGCCGCGACGACGACGAGCGTCCCCCTCGCGGCCGTGGCCGTCGTGGCGGCGGTGGCCCGAGCGGCGAGAACCGCGGCGGCGCAGGCTCGCGCGCCGCAGCCGCTGCCCGTCGTGACGATGGCGGTGGCCGCGGCCAGCGCTCCGGTGGTGGCCGTGGCTCCGGCGGGCGCGGCTCGCGCTCGGAGTTCACGACCTACACGACCGAGACCGGCTCGGACCGTCGTGACGACGGACAGGGCCGTTCCCGCGGCCAGTCGGGCACCGGCGCGGCCTCCGGCGGACGCTCCGGCGGCGGCCGTTCGGGCTCCGGCGGACGCTCCGGCTCGGGTGCGCGCTCCGGCGCCGGCGCCCCGGCCCGCAACGGCCAGGCTCCGGCCCGCTCCACCTCCGGTGGCGGCCAGCGCGGCGCGGCCCCGGCCCGCACCGGCGGCGGCCAGCCCCGCACGGGCGGCTCCTCCCGCGGTGGCGCGGCGGCCTTCTCCTCGGGCACCCGCGCGGGCGGCCGTCGCTCCGGTCGCTGA
- a CDS encoding acyl-CoA dehydrogenase family protein — MTATSLLLNPRAYDPQRFDPETRRLLRATIDWFESRGKAKLTEDYHARVFYADFLEFAGEQGLFATFLTPAANADGSPDKRWDTSRVAALSEILGFYGLNYWYPWQVTILGLGPVWQSANDVARKRAADALAAGGVGAFGLSEKDHGADIYSSDLVLTKDGDSYRANGSKYYIGNGNCAQTVSVFGRVDGVEGPDQYVFFYADSNHPNYHVVKNVVPSQMYVAEFRLEDYPVHAEDLLHVGAEAFSAALNTVNIGKFNLCFGGIGMATHSLYEAITHAQNRILYGNPVTDFPHVRREFVEAYARLVAMKLFSDRAVDYFRSAGPDDRRYLLFNPITKMKVTTEAQKVIGLVADVVAAKGFEADTYLAMAKNDIDGLPKLEGTVAVNLALIAKFMPAYLFAPQDYAPVPTRDDAADDEFLFRQGPARGLSKVRFHDWKTAYEKASGIPNVALFTEQAAALVKLLTEATSDEAQQKDLDFGLALTELFTLVVYGQLVLEQAELTGIEADVVDQIFAVLVQDFSAAAVDLNGKASSTDAQQKIALAALRKPVVDAERFDRVWTMVRGLSGAYAMNP; from the coding sequence ATGACCGCGACGTCGCTGTTGCTGAACCCGCGGGCCTACGACCCGCAGCGTTTCGACCCGGAGACCCGGCGCCTGCTGCGCGCCACGATCGACTGGTTCGAGTCGCGGGGGAAGGCGAAGCTCACCGAGGACTACCACGCGCGCGTCTTCTACGCGGACTTCCTCGAGTTCGCGGGGGAACAGGGGCTGTTCGCCACCTTCCTGACCCCGGCCGCGAACGCCGACGGCAGCCCCGACAAGCGGTGGGACACCAGCCGCGTCGCCGCGCTTTCGGAGATCCTCGGGTTCTACGGGCTCAACTACTGGTACCCGTGGCAGGTCACCATCCTCGGCCTGGGCCCGGTCTGGCAGAGCGCCAACGACGTCGCGCGCAAGCGGGCCGCGGACGCGCTCGCGGCCGGCGGCGTCGGCGCGTTCGGACTGTCCGAAAAGGACCACGGCGCCGACATCTACTCGTCCGACCTGGTGCTCACCAAGGACGGCGACAGCTACCGCGCGAACGGCTCGAAGTACTACATCGGCAACGGGAACTGCGCGCAGACCGTCTCGGTGTTCGGCCGGGTCGACGGCGTCGAGGGACCGGACCAGTACGTGTTCTTCTACGCCGACTCGAACCACCCGAACTACCACGTGGTGAAAAACGTGGTGCCCTCGCAGATGTACGTCGCGGAGTTCCGGCTCGAGGACTACCCGGTGCACGCCGAGGACCTGCTGCACGTCGGCGCGGAGGCCTTCAGCGCCGCGCTCAACACGGTCAACATCGGCAAGTTCAACCTGTGCTTCGGCGGCATCGGCATGGCCACGCACTCGCTGTACGAGGCAATCACGCACGCGCAGAACCGGATCCTCTACGGCAACCCGGTCACCGACTTCCCGCACGTGCGGCGCGAGTTCGTCGAGGCGTACGCGCGGCTGGTCGCGATGAAGCTGTTCTCCGACCGCGCCGTGGACTACTTCCGCTCGGCCGGCCCCGACGACCGCCGCTACCTGCTGTTCAACCCGATCACCAAGATGAAGGTGACCACGGAGGCACAGAAGGTGATCGGCCTGGTCGCCGACGTCGTCGCGGCGAAGGGCTTCGAGGCCGACACCTACCTGGCGATGGCGAAGAACGACATCGACGGCCTGCCCAAGCTGGAGGGCACGGTCGCGGTGAACCTCGCGCTGATCGCGAAGTTCATGCCCGCGTACCTCTTCGCGCCGCAGGACTACGCCCCGGTGCCGACCCGCGACGACGCCGCGGACGACGAGTTCCTGTTCCGCCAGGGCCCCGCGCGCGGGCTGTCGAAGGTCCGCTTCCACGACTGGAAGACCGCATACGAGAAGGCGTCCGGCATCCCGAACGTCGCGCTGTTCACCGAGCAGGCCGCCGCGCTGGTCAAGCTGCTCACCGAGGCCACGTCGGACGAGGCGCAGCAGAAGGACCTCGACTTCGGCCTGGCGCTGACCGAGCTGTTCACCCTCGTCGTGTATGGCCAGCTGGTGCTGGAGCAGGCGGAGCTGACCGGCATCGAGGCCGACGTCGTCGACCAGATCTTCGCCGTGCTGGTCCAGGACTTCAGCGCCGCGGCCGTCGACCTCAACGGCAAGGCCAGCTCCACCGACGCACAGCAGAAGATCGCCTTGGCGGCGCTGCGCAAGCCGGTCGTCGACGCCGAGCGCTTCGATCGCGTGTGGACGATGGTGCGCGGGCTTTCCGGCGCCTACGCGATGAATCCCTGA
- a CDS encoding purine-cytosine permease family protein has protein sequence MGLADNPHMEDYSLRYTPASFRKWSPWMVFLSCLVGISAMAGYALDAAFVNAFGFANALIGFLVAAAVTLPLTLVIAFAITRKHVDIDLLTRGSGFGYLGSTLTSLVYATYTLIFLAYEGAIMAQAVTALTRLDIHLSYVVVSAVMIPLTLYGMTFSSKFQAWTWPLWIALIGLAIGTAATAPDAGHNMVHPATVSPEGLAGLTVLAVFTIAAAQLSLATQVGEQGDYLRLMPDPTPENRGRWRLAVIMGGPGFALFAVGIFFASTLLVGYAATKLGPAQVAVPVDLFTAVYERLTGNHTVALVLAGVLVLLSQIKINIMNTYSGSLSWSNFFSRLLHRHPGRAAWVFLQVGLALVLMELDIFSHIVEVLAWYSNVGIAWIAAMVSDLVINRKLLKLAPDDLVFHRAHLYNVNPVGFGSMVVAGGVSMVAYYGAFGADLAALSPFLALVLAFVLPPLVALATRGRWYVARVSELPADATELPCTVCEGTYDVSDMATCPFHGGTICSLCCSTEGKCKDACKPSAWVPRKTALGMPVVPPREPALTAASEATP, from the coding sequence ATGGGGCTCGCTGACAACCCGCACATGGAAGACTACTCACTGCGCTACACACCGGCGTCGTTCCGGAAATGGTCGCCGTGGATGGTGTTCCTCAGCTGCCTGGTCGGGATCTCGGCCATGGCCGGGTACGCGCTCGACGCGGCGTTCGTGAACGCGTTCGGCTTCGCCAACGCGCTGATCGGTTTCCTCGTCGCCGCGGCGGTCACGCTGCCGCTGACGCTGGTGATCGCGTTTGCCATCACCCGGAAACACGTCGACATCGACCTGCTCACCCGGGGCTCCGGTTTCGGCTACCTCGGCTCGACGCTCACCTCGCTGGTCTACGCGACTTACACGCTGATCTTCCTGGCGTACGAGGGCGCGATCATGGCGCAGGCCGTGACCGCGTTGACCCGTCTGGACATCCATCTGTCCTATGTGGTCGTTTCCGCGGTGATGATCCCGCTGACGCTGTACGGGATGACGTTCAGCTCGAAGTTCCAGGCCTGGACCTGGCCGCTGTGGATCGCGCTGATCGGGCTCGCCATCGGCACCGCGGCGACCGCGCCGGACGCCGGGCACAACATGGTCCACCCGGCGACGGTTTCGCCCGAAGGGCTCGCCGGGCTGACCGTGCTGGCGGTGTTCACCATCGCCGCGGCGCAGCTCTCGCTGGCCACGCAGGTCGGGGAGCAGGGCGACTACCTGCGGCTGATGCCCGATCCGACGCCGGAGAACCGCGGCCGCTGGCGGCTCGCGGTGATCATGGGCGGCCCGGGGTTCGCGCTGTTCGCCGTCGGTATCTTCTTCGCCTCGACGCTGCTGGTCGGCTACGCCGCGACGAAGCTCGGCCCGGCGCAGGTGGCCGTGCCGGTGGACCTGTTCACCGCCGTCTACGAGCGGCTGACCGGCAACCACACGGTCGCGCTGGTGCTCGCCGGGGTACTGGTGCTGCTGTCTCAGATCAAGATCAACATCATGAACACCTACTCGGGCTCGCTGTCCTGGTCGAACTTCTTCTCCCGGCTGCTGCACCGCCACCCCGGCCGCGCCGCCTGGGTGTTCCTCCAGGTCGGACTGGCGCTGGTGCTGATGGAGCTGGACATCTTCAGCCACATCGTCGAGGTGCTCGCCTGGTACTCGAACGTCGGCATCGCCTGGATCGCCGCGATGGTGTCGGACCTGGTGATCAACCGGAAGCTGCTCAAGCTCGCGCCGGACGACCTGGTCTTCCACCGCGCGCACCTGTACAACGTGAACCCGGTCGGCTTCGGCTCGATGGTCGTGGCCGGCGGGGTGTCGATGGTCGCCTACTACGGCGCGTTCGGGGCCGACCTGGCGGCGCTGTCGCCGTTCCTCGCGCTGGTGCTCGCGTTTGTGCTGCCGCCGCTGGTGGCCCTGGCGACGCGCGGGCGCTGGTACGTCGCGCGGGTTTCGGAGCTGCCGGCCGACGCGACGGAGCTGCCGTGCACGGTGTGCGAGGGCACCTACGACGTCAGCGACATGGCGACCTGCCCGTTCCACGGCGGCACGATCTGCTCGCTGTGCTGCTCCACCGAGGGCAAGTGCAAGGACGCGTGCAAGCCGAGCGCGTGGGTGCCGCGCAAGACGGCGCTGGGCATGCCCGTGGTGCCGCCCCGTGAACCCGCGCTTACCGCCGCTTCCGAGGCGACGCCGTGA
- a CDS encoding GntR family transcriptional regulator, whose protein sequence is MRRLRDLLRSAVQGDRFTGGQLPGETELMAEYGLSRAAVREALALLRAEGLIERTQGVGTHAVAHPVSTGIAEAHGTSSPSPTSLLNRRTRPQVLDRSVVALSAVAAERLGVPAGIPCLRLEYVALHEEEPLWLATNYALFPEAEKLRDCPFVTDWYALLADAGVEFGASEFVIGAETADPHTAAVLGVPAGAPVLAMEQTISDVSGRLFDLAFVHTRADRFRIVSRGTRTPMLEELT, encoded by the coding sequence GTGCGCAGGCTGCGTGACCTGCTGCGTTCGGCGGTGCAGGGCGACCGGTTCACCGGCGGGCAGCTGCCCGGTGAAACGGAGCTGATGGCCGAGTACGGGCTGTCCCGCGCGGCGGTGCGGGAGGCGCTCGCCCTGCTCCGGGCCGAGGGGCTGATCGAGCGGACGCAGGGCGTCGGCACCCACGCCGTGGCGCACCCGGTCAGCACCGGGATCGCCGAGGCCCACGGCACCAGCTCGCCCTCGCCGACCAGCCTGCTGAACCGCCGGACGCGGCCGCAGGTGCTCGACCGGTCCGTGGTGGCGCTCTCCGCGGTCGCCGCCGAACGGCTCGGCGTGCCGGCCGGAATCCCGTGCCTGCGCTTGGAATACGTGGCGCTGCACGAGGAAGAGCCATTGTGGCTCGCCACCAACTACGCGCTGTTCCCCGAAGCGGAGAAGCTGCGCGACTGCCCGTTCGTCACGGACTGGTACGCGCTGCTCGCGGACGCCGGCGTCGAGTTCGGCGCCTCGGAGTTCGTGATCGGCGCGGAAACCGCCGATCCGCACACCGCGGCCGTGCTGGGCGTGCCCGCCGGCGCGCCCGTGCTGGCCATGGAGCAGACCATCTCCGACGTGTCCGGCCGGCTGTTCGACCTCGCTTTCGTCCACACCCGCGCGGACCGGTTCCGCATCGTCTCGCGCGGCACCCGCACCCCGATGCTCGAGGAGCTGACATGA
- a CDS encoding amidase produces the protein MTEIPETPQTLTDAAAALRDGAVTSVRLTEAAIARADLADAEVGTYLARFDEYALERAELADAELARGEDRGPLHGIPFGVKDILAMAEGPTTAQSLILDRTWGAGKDAPVVARLKAAGAVITGKTTTMEFACGMPDDTKPFPVPRNPWDTATWPGGSSSGTGSGVAAGMFLAGLGTDTGGSIRIPAAFCGVSGLMPTFGRVPKSGCVPLGYSLDHIGPLARSAQDCASVLEVLAGPHASDPDCVDAPFTAPELGGDLTGMRVGVVREHHFPADGDPALASTFDAAVTVLTGLGAEVVEVSLPLWSEMITADMITMGCEALAYHRGDLSGRWNDYFVGTRAMLATGATVSGADYVQAQRVRRVAQDAIAKLFRTVDVAVMPTAAAGAPAFDSLAGPDGVPDVGALFSTIFTPYWDSLGNPVLAVPMGFTAAGLPLSLQVAGPAFGEAALLRTGAAFQLVTDWHLREPSLVSAPVAA, from the coding sequence ATGACCGAGATCCCGGAGACCCCGCAGACCCTCACCGACGCCGCCGCCGCGTTGCGGGACGGCGCCGTCACATCCGTCCGGCTGACCGAGGCCGCCATCGCCCGCGCCGATCTCGCCGACGCCGAGGTGGGCACCTACCTCGCCCGTTTCGACGAGTACGCGCTCGAGCGGGCCGAGCTGGCCGACGCCGAGCTGGCCCGCGGTGAGGACCGCGGCCCGCTGCACGGAATTCCCTTCGGCGTCAAGGACATCCTGGCGATGGCCGAGGGGCCGACCACCGCGCAGAGCCTGATCCTCGACCGGACCTGGGGTGCGGGCAAGGACGCGCCTGTCGTCGCGCGGCTGAAGGCGGCCGGCGCGGTGATCACCGGCAAGACCACCACGATGGAGTTCGCCTGCGGCATGCCGGACGACACCAAGCCGTTCCCCGTCCCGCGCAATCCGTGGGACACGGCGACCTGGCCCGGCGGGTCCAGCTCGGGCACCGGCAGCGGCGTCGCGGCCGGCATGTTCCTGGCCGGGCTCGGCACGGACACCGGCGGCAGCATCCGCATCCCCGCGGCGTTCTGCGGGGTGAGCGGGCTGATGCCGACGTTCGGCCGGGTGCCGAAGTCCGGCTGCGTGCCGCTGGGCTACAGCCTCGACCACATCGGGCCGCTCGCGCGCAGCGCGCAGGACTGCGCTTCCGTGCTGGAGGTGCTGGCCGGGCCGCACGCGAGCGACCCGGACTGCGTCGACGCGCCGTTCACCGCGCCGGAACTCGGCGGCGACCTGACCGGGATGCGCGTGGGCGTGGTGCGCGAGCACCACTTCCCGGCCGACGGCGATCCCGCGCTGGCGAGCACGTTCGACGCGGCCGTCACGGTGCTCACCGGGCTGGGCGCGGAGGTGGTGGAGGTGTCGCTGCCGCTGTGGTCGGAGATGATCACGGCGGACATGATCACCATGGGCTGTGAGGCACTGGCCTACCACCGCGGTGATCTTTCGGGCCGCTGGAACGATTACTTCGTCGGCACCCGGGCGATGCTGGCCACCGGGGCGACCGTCTCCGGCGCGGACTACGTGCAGGCCCAGCGCGTCCGGCGGGTGGCGCAGGACGCGATCGCGAAGCTGTTCCGGACCGTGGACGTGGCCGTGATGCCGACCGCCGCGGCCGGCGCGCCCGCGTTCGACAGCCTGGCCGGCCCGGACGGGGTGCCGGACGTCGGCGCGCTGTTCTCGACGATCTTCACGCCGTACTGGGACAGCCTCGGCAATCCCGTGCTCGCCGTGCCGATGGGCTTCACCGCGGCCGGGCTGCCGCTCTCGCTCCAGGTCGCCGGGCCGGCCTTCGGCGAGGCCGCGCTGCTGCGCACGGGCGCCGCGTTCCAGCTCGTCACCGATTGGCACCTGCGGGAGCCCTCGCTGGTGTCGGCTCCCGTCGCCGCCTGA
- a CDS encoding Tex family protein → MSVQSVEQRIAEELEVREGQVKAAVDLLDGGSTVPFIARYRKEVTGMLDDAQLRTLEERLRYLRELDERRVAVLESIRTQGKLDEALEAQILAADTKSRLEDIYLPYKPKRRTKAQIAREAGLEPLADGLMSDPSTDPHAAAAVFVDADKGVADAQAALDGARSILVERFAEDADLIGELREKMWTEGHITSKVRAGKETEGAKFADYFDFSEPYTKLPSHRILAMLRGEKEEVLDLSMEPEAPSEEPRVGPTQYEQRIAHKVGITQQGRPADKWLGDTVRWAWRTKILLHLGIDLRMRLRQSAEDDAVRVFAANLRDLLLAAPAGTRATMGLDPGFRTGVKVAVVDATGKVVDTHVIYPHQPANKWDQSIAELAALCARHHVDLISIGNGTASRETDKLAQELIKKHAELNLTKAVVSEAGASVYSASAFASQELPGMDVSLRGAVSIARRLQDPLAELVKIDPKSIGVGQYQHDLSEVSLSRSLDAVVEDCVNAVGVDVNTASAPLLTRVSGITTGLAENIVSHRDSNGPFKTRTALKEVARLGPKAFEQCAGFLRIPDGDDPLDASSVHPEAYPVVRRILTATSTDLRSLIGSTRTLQALKPAEFVDETFGLPTVTDILAELEKPGRDPRPAFKTATFAEGVDKIGDLKPGMRLEGVVTNVAAFGAFIDVGVHQDGLAHVSALSKNFVKDPRDVVKPGDIVKVKVLDVDVPRKRISLTLRLDDEPGASSQDRRGGGGGQQGGGGGRDRGQGGGGQGGQRRGGQQPNRGGGGGRGGNSGGTSGGSGSMADALRRAGFGK, encoded by the coding sequence GTGAGCGTGCAGTCGGTCGAGCAGCGGATCGCTGAAGAGCTGGAGGTGCGCGAAGGGCAGGTCAAGGCCGCCGTCGATCTCCTCGACGGGGGATCGACCGTGCCGTTCATCGCCCGGTACCGCAAGGAAGTCACCGGGATGCTCGACGACGCGCAGCTGCGCACGCTGGAGGAGCGCCTGCGCTACCTGCGTGAGCTCGACGAGCGCCGCGTCGCCGTGCTGGAGTCCATCCGGACCCAGGGCAAGCTGGACGAGGCGCTGGAGGCGCAGATCCTCGCCGCGGACACCAAGTCGCGGCTCGAGGACATCTACCTGCCGTACAAGCCGAAGCGGCGGACGAAGGCGCAGATCGCCCGGGAAGCCGGCCTCGAGCCGCTGGCCGACGGCCTGATGAGCGACCCGTCGACCGACCCGCACGCGGCCGCCGCGGTGTTCGTCGACGCGGACAAGGGCGTGGCCGACGCGCAGGCGGCGCTCGACGGCGCCCGCTCGATCCTGGTCGAGCGCTTCGCCGAGGACGCCGACCTGATCGGCGAGCTGCGCGAGAAGATGTGGACCGAAGGCCACATCACCTCGAAGGTCCGCGCGGGCAAGGAGACCGAAGGCGCCAAGTTCGCCGACTACTTCGACTTCTCCGAGCCGTACACCAAGCTCCCCTCGCACCGGATCCTCGCCATGCTGCGCGGGGAGAAGGAAGAAGTCCTCGACCTCTCGATGGAGCCGGAAGCGCCCTCCGAAGAGCCGCGGGTCGGGCCGACGCAGTACGAGCAGCGGATCGCGCACAAGGTCGGCATCACCCAGCAGGGCCGCCCGGCGGACAAGTGGCTCGGCGACACCGTGCGCTGGGCCTGGCGCACCAAGATCCTCCTGCACCTGGGCATCGACCTGCGGATGCGGCTGCGCCAATCGGCCGAGGACGACGCCGTGCGCGTGTTCGCGGCCAACCTGCGCGACCTGCTGCTGGCCGCCCCGGCCGGCACCCGAGCGACGATGGGCCTCGACCCCGGCTTCCGCACCGGGGTGAAGGTCGCGGTCGTCGATGCCACCGGCAAGGTCGTCGACACCCACGTGATCTACCCGCACCAGCCGGCGAACAAGTGGGACCAGTCGATCGCCGAGTTGGCCGCCCTGTGCGCGCGGCACCACGTCGACCTGATCTCGATCGGCAACGGCACCGCGTCCCGCGAGACGGACAAGCTCGCGCAGGAGCTGATCAAGAAGCACGCCGAGCTGAACCTGACGAAGGCCGTGGTCTCGGAGGCGGGCGCTTCGGTGTACTCGGCTTCGGCGTTCGCTTCGCAGGAGCTGCCGGGCATGGACGTTTCGCTGCGCGGCGCCGTCTCGATCGCGCGACGGCTGCAGGACCCGTTGGCGGAGCTGGTGAAGATCGACCCGAAGTCGATCGGCGTCGGGCAGTACCAGCACGACCTGTCCGAGGTGTCGCTGTCCCGCTCGCTCGACGCGGTGGTGGAGGACTGTGTGAACGCCGTGGGCGTGGATGTGAACACCGCGTCCGCGCCGCTGCTCACCCGCGTCTCGGGCATCACCACCGGGCTGGCCGAGAACATCGTTTCCCACCGCGACTCGAACGGGCCGTTCAAGACGCGCACCGCGCTGAAGGAGGTCGCGCGGCTCGGCCCGAAGGCGTTCGAGCAGTGCGCGGGCTTCCTGCGCATCCCGGACGGCGACGACCCGCTCGACGCGTCCAGCGTGCACCCCGAGGCCTACCCGGTGGTGCGGCGGATCCTGACCGCCACCAGCACGGACCTGCGCTCGCTGATCGGCAGCACGCGCACCCTCCAGGCGCTGAAGCCGGCCGAGTTCGTCGACGAGACCTTCGGCCTCCCGACGGTCACCGACATCCTGGCCGAGCTGGAGAAGCCGGGCCGCGACCCGCGCCCGGCGTTCAAGACGGCCACCTTCGCCGAGGGCGTGGACAAGATCGGCGACCTCAAGCCGGGCATGCGGCTGGAGGGCGTGGTGACGAACGTGGCCGCGTTCGGCGCGTTCATCGACGTCGGCGTGCACCAGGACGGGCTCGCGCACGTCTCGGCGCTGTCGAAGAACTTCGTGAAGGACCCGCGCGACGTCGTGAAGCCCGGTGACATCGTGAAGGTCAAGGTGCTCGACGTCGACGTGCCGCGCAAGCGGATCTCCTTGACGCTGCGCCTGGACGACGAGCCGGGCGCCTCGTCTCAGGACCGCCGTGGTGGCGGCGGTGGTCAGCAGGGCGGTGGCGGCGGGCGCGACCGCGGCCAGGGCGGCGGCGGTCAGGGCGGTCAGCGCCGCGGCGGCCAGCAGCCGAACCGCGGCGGCGGAGGCGGCCGTGGCGGCAACTCCGGTGGAACCTCCGGGGGCAGCGGCTCCATGGCCGACGCCCTCCGGCGCGCCGGTTTCGGCAAGTAA